A genomic stretch from Erigeron canadensis isolate Cc75 chromosome 9, C_canadensis_v1, whole genome shotgun sequence includes:
- the LOC122583563 gene encoding uncharacterized protein LOC122583563: protein MDPRMKNTNAMMQGCGRANRNETGLALHQQQPARPQHRHQPIARQPQPLMRPHRHHVVVDPFHASGSSSQQYYRPEPITPLTRNSISQPNQSESYSLDNFVLPGANEFNPITDFVQNGVLLEGEHEEDAMPETQMEDPLDNEVQEIQAQDIGVPKRIYRNRAPKQPWSSGEEETLAQAWIQISTCKQIGNEQNASFFWKRVSEHFNKTMGNENRTHYPLTTKWRELNGALGLFNGLHHQVTRLWQSGCNDLDVFNNACELFKKKNDKDFTHNRAWEVVKKHAKWLEQKNVQDELSNHDKRRKSIESGQYESTSNDDPILPNLNEDSSPPIDNRSIKGKKPVGESSSKSSVNNIVQEYTTKKAQLLDENALLHQKAYEKYIEEKEEKKPTNRHEATK from the exons ATGGATCCTagaatgaaaaacacaaatgcAATGATGCAAGGTTGTGGACGGGCTAATCGAAACGAGACCGGTCTAGCACTCCATCAACAACAACCCGCTCGACCACAACATCGTCACCAACCCATTGCTCGGCAGCCACAACCACTAATGCGACCACATCGTCATCACGTAGTCGTTGACCCATTTCATGCGAGTGGGTCGAGCTCACAACAATACTATCGACCCGAGCCAATTACACCTCTAACACGAAACTCTATTTCTCAACCCAATCAGTCTGAATCTTATTCTCTCGATAATTTCGTGCTACCTGGTGCCAATGAGTTCAACCCTATTACAGACTTCGTTCAGAATGGTGTTCTATTGGAAGGTGAACACGAAGAAGATGCCATGCCCGAAACTCAAATGGAGGACCCACTAG ACAATGAAGTTCAAGAGATTCAAGCACAAGACATTGGTGTTCCAAAGCGAATATACAGGAATAGAGCGCCGAAACAACCTTGGTCGTCGGGTGAGGAGGAAACTTTAGCGCAAGCGTGGATTCAAATCTCCACATGTAAACAAATCGGGAATGAACAAAATGCTAGTTTTTTTTGGAAACGGGTTTCGGAACATTTCAACAAAACCATGGGTAATGAGAACCGAACCCATTATCCTCTAACAACAAAATGGAGGGAATTGAATGGAGCATTGGGGTTGTTTAACGGATTGCACCACCAAGTG ACACGTCTTTGGCAAAGCGGTTGTAACGATCTTGATGTCTTCAACAATGCGTGCGAgttgtttaagaaaaaaaacgacaaagattttactcataATCGTGCTTGGGAGGTGGTCAAAAAACATGCTAAGTGGTTGGAACAAAAAAACGTCCAAGATGAGCTTTCAAACCATGACAAGCGAAGGAAGTCAATCGAATCGGGCCAATATGAGTCGACTAGCAATGATGACCCAATTTTACCGAATCTTAATGAAGACTCATCGCCTCCCATTGATAACCGAtcaataaaaggaaaaaaacccGTTGGTGAATCGTCATCCAAGTCAAGTGTCAACAATATTGTTCAAGAGTACACGACGAAGAAAGCTCAATTGTTAGACGAGAACGCATTGTTGCATCAAAAAGCCTATGAAAAATACATTgaggaaaaggaagaaaaaaaaccaaCTAATCGACACGAAGCAACAAAATGA
- the LOC122581062 gene encoding cell division cycle protein 48 homolog: MSNQPESSSSEPKGPPPPPAGGKKDYSTAILERKKSPNRLVVDEAVNDDNSVVAMHPNTMEKLQLFRGDTILLKGKKRKDTVCIALADETCDEPKIRMNKVVRTNLRVRLGDVVSVHQCQDVKYGKRIHVLPLDDTIEGVTGDLFDAYLKPYFLEAYRPVRKGDHFLVRGGMRSVEFKVIETDPGEYCVVAPDTEIFCEGEPIKRDDEDRLDEIGYDDVGGVRKQMAQIRELVELPLRHPQLFKSIGVKPPKGILLYGPPGSGKTLIARAVANETGAFFFCINGPEIMSKLAGESESNLRKAFEEAEKNAPSIIFIDEIDSIAPKREKTNGEVERRIVSQLLTLMDGLKSRAHVIVMGATNRPNSIDPALRRFGRFDREIDIGVPDEVGRLEVIRIHTKNMKLSDDVDLEKIAKETHGYVGADLAALCTEAALQCIREKMDVIDLEDDSIDAEILNSMAVTNEHFQTALGTSNPSALRETVVEVPNCSWDDIGGLENVKRELQETVQYPVEHPEKFEKFGMSPSKGVLFYGPPGCGKTLLAKAIANECQANFISIKGPELLTMWFGESEANVREIFDKARGSAPCVLFFDELDSIATQRGSSSGDAGGAADRVLNQLLTEMDGMSAKKTVFIIGATNRPDIIDPALLRPGRLDQLIYIPLPDEDSRYQIFKAAMRKSPVSKDVDLRALAKYTQGFSGADITEICQRACKYAIRENIEKDIERERKRSENPDSMDEDEDEVAEIKAAHFEESMKYARRSVSDADIRKYQAFAQTLQQSRGFGSEFRFPEASSGPAATAASDPFAASAGGADDDDLYS; encoded by the exons ATGAGTAATCAGCCTGAATCTTCATCATCGGAACC AAAAggaccaccgccgccgccggcGGGCGGGAAAAAAGACTATTCGACGGCGATATTAGAACGGAAAAAATCTCCGAACAGATTAGTAGTTGATGAAGCAGTTAACGATGATAACTCAGTTGTCGCTATGCATCCTAATACTATGGAGAAATTGCAGCTCTTTCGTGGCGATACTATTCTCCTtaag ggaaagaaaagaaaagatacaGTCTGTATTGCCCTTGCTGACGAAACTTGCGATGAGCCTAAGATCAGAATGAACAAGGTCGTTCGAACAAACTTGAGGGTTCGCCTGGGAGATGTTGTTTCCGTGCATCAGTGCCAAGATGTGAAGTATGGGAAGCGTATCCATGTTCTTCCGCTAGATGATACGATTGAAGGTGTCACAGGGGACTTGTTTGATGCGTACTTGAAAC CCTACTTTTTGGAAGCATATAGGCCAGTAAGAAAGGGGGATCATTTTCTGGTCAGAGGAGGTATGCGAAGTGTTGAGTTCAAGGTAATTGAGACTGACCCGGGGGAGTACTGTGTTGTTGCTCCGGACACCGAAATCTTTTGTGAGGGTGAGCCCATTAAGAGGGATGATGAGGATCGATTGGATGAGATTGGTTATGATGATGTAGGTGGTGTGAGGAAGCAGATGGCACAGATTCGTGAATTGGTCGAATTGCCTCTAAGGCATCCTCAACTTTTCAAATCCATTGGAGTTAAACCACCTAAAGGTATTTTGCTATATGGGCCTCCTGGTTCCGGAAAGACACTCATAGCAAGGGCCGTAGCCAATGAGACTGGAGCTTTCTTTTTCTGCATCAATGGACCGGAAATTATGTCTAAACTAGCTGGAGAGAGTGAAAGCAATCTTAGGAAGGCATTCGAGGAGGCTGAAAAGAATGCTCCTtcaattatatttattgatgaGATTGATTCAATTGCTCCTAAAAGAGAAAAGACTAATGGTGAAGTTGAAAGGAGGATTGTTTCACAGCTATTAACACTTATGGATGGATTGAAATCTCGTGCACATGTTATTGTAATGGGAGCTACAAATCGCCCAAACAGCATTGACCCTGCTCTGAGACGTTTTGGCAGGTTTGATAGGGAAATAGACATAGGTGTGCCTGATGAAGTTGGACGTCTTGAGGTTATTCGTATTCACACCAAGAACATGAAACTTTCCGATGAT GTTGATTTGGAAAAGATAGCTAAAGAAACACACGGTTATGTTGGTGCTGATCTTGCTGCTCTTTGCACTGAAGCTGCACTTCAATGCATCAGAGAAAAGATGGACGTGATCGACTTGGAAGACGATTCTATTGATGCTGAGATACTGAATTCTATGGCTGTCACAAATGAACATTTCCAGACTGCTCTTGGAACCAGCAATCCATCTGCTTTGCGTGAGACT gTTGTGGAGGTTCCCAACTGTAGCTGGGATGATATTGGAGGTCTTGAAAATGTTAAGCGTGAACTACAAGAG ACTGTCCAATATCCCGTGGAGCACCCAGAGAAATTTGAGAAATTTGGCATGTCACCCTCAAAAGGAGTTCTTTTCTATGGTCCTCCTGGGTGTGGAAAGACACTTCTAGCAAAGGCTATTGCAAACGAGTGTCAAGCCAACTTCATTAGTATCAAGGGACCAGAATTGCTCACCATGTGGTTTGGTGAGAGTGAAGCCAACGTAAGAGAAATTTTTGACAAGGCCCGTGGGTCTGCACCATGTGTCCTCTTCTTTGATGAGCTGGACTCAATTGCAACTCAG AGGGGAAGTAGTTCTGGTGATGCAGGTGGTGCTGCTGATCGAGTTTTAAATCAGTTATTGACAGAAATGGATGGAATGTCTGCCAAGAAGACAGTTTTTATAATTGGAGCCACCAATAGGCCTGATATCATTGACCCTGCACTACTCCGTCCAGGGCGTCTTGATCAACTCATATATATCCCACTGCCAGATGAGGATTCTCGCTACCAGATTTTCAAGGCGGCAATGAGGAAGTCCCCAGTTTCCAAGGATGTTGATTTGAGAGCTCTGGCAAAATATACACAAGGCTTTAGCGGGGCTGATATAACAGAGATATGCCAACGTGCGTGCAAATATGCTATCAGAGAAAACATTGAGAAA GACATAGAAAGGGAAAGAAAGAGAAGTGAGAATCCCGACTCTATGGATGAGGATGAAGACGAGGTGGCGGAAATCAAGGCGGCTCACTTTGAGGAATCCATGAAGTATGCCCGTAGAAGTGTGAGTGATGCCGACATTCGGAAGTATCAAGCATTTGCTCAGACATTGCAGCAGTCCCGTGGATTTGGTTCGGAATTCCGGTTCCCTGAAGCTTCATCTGGGCCAGCAGCTACTGCTGCTTCTGACCCATTTGCTGCATCTGCCGGTGGAGCTGATGATGACGACTTATACAGCTAA